From the genome of Ralstonia insidiosa:
GCAGGCTGGTGTTCCACCGCAAGGTCTATTGCGTAACCTTTACCGACTGGGAGCCGATGAGCTCGACCACCATCAATCCACAGAGCATTGTTACGAGCGTCATCGTTCACGAAGTCGCGCCCGATGCTGTCCAAGAATACGAAGCCTGGCTTGCGGACATTCGTGTCGCCTGCGAAGCGTTTCCCGGCTATCTCAGCACCGACGTGATCCGTCCGGTCAGCCCCAGCCGGGAGTACGCGACGATTCTCCGTTTTGCCGATTTCGAGAGCCTCAGCGCGTGGATGGAGTCTGATGTCCGCCACCGTTTTATCGAACGGATGCAATCGTCGCTGCAGCGGGGTGATCGCTATGAAATCAAGACCGGCCTCGATTTCTGGTTCACACCGAAAAGCACGCCGGTTAAGGTGCCGACCGCTTGGAAGCAATGGCTGGTTACGTGGAGCGCGATCTTTCCGCTCAGCATCGTCGTGCCATGGGTCGTTGTCCCGGTACTCTCGCACCTGGGCTTGGCGCACGATTCGATCATCCACAAGGCTGCTGTGACTGCAGGGATCGTGTTCCTGATGGTCTACGTGGTGATGCCGCGCTATACGCGGCTGGTGGCGTCGTGGTTGTTCAGGTGAGGATCGGGTGAGCCGTCGAATTCGATTCGATGGAGCTTGATCATCAGAAAGCCGGGCCGCCATCGGGGTGCCCGGCGTGTCGTCAGCTTCAATGACGCGAGGACGGCTTGCTCACGTCGGTTTGATCATGTCCCGTGCATAGGCGAGGCCAGTGCCATATCCGCCGCCATGCTCCACCACGATCGCCCGGGCCTTTTCGTAGGTCTCATGACGGGTCCAGTCTCTTTGGAATTCGAGAAGGAGTTGGAGCCATGAAGTCATGACCGCACCGGCGGAAGCCATCCGTCGCAATGCAAGGTCATGGCTTGTGGGTGTCAGCCCACCGCACGCGTCGGCGACGACGTGAACCTGATACCCCTCGGATAGCGCTGAGAGCACAGGAAAGCTCACACAGGCCTCGGTCAGCAGGCCCGCGATGATCAGGGTGCGCTTGCCGGTCGCCGCGATCGCGGCACGTGCTGCGTTATCCTCCCAGAGATTCATGTTGCGACGTTCGATAGGCGTAACGTCGGGCAACACGTCGCGAAACGCCGGCATCAACGGGCCGCTGTATACCTTCGAGGCAGAAGTGGAGACTACAACCGGCACGTCAAAGGCGATTGCCGTCTTTGCGACCGCAAGACCGTTACTGCGCAAAATCTGCGGGTCTTGAGAGCCTGCAGCGAAAGCAAGGCCTGCCTGTTCATCAACGAGAATCAACGCACAATCGGCGGGTTCGAGCAACGGTAGCGTGGGCATGAGAGTTCTCCTGTTCATTTGAGACGGCGAGCTTGATTCAGGCTGTGGTCTGCGACCAATCCCCCCACCGCTAGCGTGCCAGCGAGGATGCCGAGAGACGATGACGTATGAGCATGCTTCAAGAATCCGCTCGCAAACGCAATTGCTGCGAGCTCGCACTTGCTGACAATCTTCTTTATGCGGTTCATCGTTGGACAAGATCGGAGTGGGTGGTTGTCCCGGTGTCTGAAGTGACTGGACGTTCCGCAGAACGTCCAGCTCGTGAATGCAGAATTAGCGCTCAATGACCGGCGCGTGTACCGGCGCTAGCGATTCGTGCCTGGTGGCGGTACGTTGCTCAGCCTTGTGGACCATCGTGTAGGCATAGTCCACGCCCATGCCGTAGGCGCCAGAGTGTTCCTTGGCCACCTTCATCACCGCGTCGTACGTGTCGCGGTTCTTCCAATCGCGCTGCCATTCCAGCAGCACCTGCTGCCAGGTCACCGGCACTACGCCGGCTTGCACCATGCGCTGCATCGCATAGTCGTGTGCTTCCTTGCTAGTGCCGCCCGAGGCATCGGCCACCATGTAAATCTCGTAGTCGCCTTCGAGCATTGCGGACAGCGCGAAGGTGGTGTTGCAGACCTCGGTCCAGAGGCCAGCGACGATCACCTTCTTGCGGCCATTGGCAGCCAAAGCGTCCCGCACCTTCTGGTCGTCCCAGGAGTTCATCGAGGAGCGTTCAAGCGTCGGCTTGCCAGGGAACACGTCGAGCAGTTCGGGGTAGGTATAGCCTGAAAACGCCTCCGATTCGACCGTGGTGATGGTGGTCGGGATGTCGAAGATTTTGGCTGCTTTGGCCAAGCCAACCACGTTGTTCTTCATGGTCTGACGGTCCATCGATTGGACGCCGAAGGCCATCTGGGGCTGATGGTCGATGAAGATGAGTTGGCTGTTGTGCGGGGTCAGAACTTCGAGCTTGGCGTTGGTCATGGTGTTCTCTCTGGTCAAGTTAATTCAATTTGATTGAAGTGTCTTGTGGGCGGTAATTCTTTGTTACGCCGGCATGGAGAGAACTATAGCGACGATAGCTTCACTCAAAGAGCTCGTTGTGTGGATATGTTATTCAAAATAATTGAATATGGAGACGGTTGGTTTGGCACGTAGCCGTGATTGATGCTGATATGCAATGGCGAAGGAGGATTGCACCGAGACGGTTCGAGCCCCCCCCCCGAATCAATGGCGATGGCGGCAAACATCAAGAGAGCGGGGCACCGCTGCACTGAACCAGCTATCGCGCAACGATGCCGACGAAATGTGTGCTGTGTTCAGCCAACTCGTCGGGCGGCCGATCAAAACGAGCTTTGTCCTGATCCCGCCTTTCTATGCCGACGGCGGGGACGAAATTCGCGTGGGGCGGAATGTCTTCATCAATCAGAACTGCACCTTCTACAACTGAGGCGGCCTGCACATCGCAGGCGATGTGATGATTGGGCCGAATGCCTACATCATCTCTGTGTTGCGTCCGGGTCTGCAACTCACGCCAGATGCGTGTCGATCGGCAGCCCGGACTTCAACGTCAGGGTAACGGGCGTGCGCTCGGCAACCTCCGCAAGCCGGGCCTTCTGTTTCTCGTCAAGACCCACGATGGAGAGCGTTCGCTCGATCCGCCGATCGTCGATTCCGACGAGCCGCAGGGAGACGTCGAGCGATTCGAGAGGCCACTCCTTGCGGGCGGCATACATCTTGAGCGTAATCGCTGTGCACGCCCCCAAGCTTGCGAGCAACAGGTCGTACGGGGCAGGTCCAACGCCTTGGCCTCCCAAAGCCGGAGGTTCGTCGGCAGTGATTGCATGGCCGCCTACAACGATGTCCGTGCGATAGGGCGTCGATCCGATATGCGCAGTGCCGTGGGTCATGGTTCCTGTCTCCTTTGCGTGACGATATGGGGGCATCAGCGCTCAGTTTGGTAATTCGTTGGACGTTGATCGTCATGCAGTCAATGCGGTGCGTCAAGCGCGGAGCAACGGCGGCGGGCCAGAACGATGCGTCTATACGAGGCACGTTGTCCTGCAGAACAACAAGGCGCATCAGGTGCGGGGCGCTGCAATACCACTTCTCCAAACGCACCACGGCCTATGTGGGGGGGCATCTACCGCGTGCGCAGGGCGATGGTCCGGTCATGCGCGCGAGGGTCAACGGTCTGTTGCAGCCCGACGGTGCGGCAAGCGACCAGTCGCAACGTGCTGGCGCGGGTGGGGATGCTGCTGAAGTTCTGGAGTGGAGCAGGCAGTCGAGAAGGCGGGGCCATTGCGGTCCCGCCATTCAAGTCACAGCGGTCTCCCGCTTTACGGGTTGGGCATCACCAGCAACACCGTGCAAGGTTCGCCGGACTCGTTGAGAAGCTGCCTGGCTTCCCCCGGCTCGATGCGTATCGAATCGAACGGATGCAACTGCGTGACCGAACTGCCCGCATCGCCCATGGTTGAGATCTGTAGCGTCCCTTCGAGAACGACATAAAACTTCTCGACCGGAGAGGCCGTCAGCGTGGTGCCGCCGCCGGGCTGGATGATCGAGACGCCCATCCATACCGAGTCGGTCTTGCCGGCTGCGCGCCCCTGAATCTGACGCATCGCCATGTGCATGTGCCCGGGCGCCTCGTAGCTTGGGGCATCGGAGAATCGAACCAGTTGCATGGGCGTGTCCTCAGGGAGCCAGCACCACACGCTCGGTCGAGCCCGCGAGCACCTTGCGATAGGCGTCCGATGCCTGCTCAAGCGGAAGGAGCGTGGACGCATCGACGTCGAAGGCCTTCAGCGAACCATCCTTGAACCCGGGGAGGAGCTCGTTCAGGATGGCGGCGCATTGCACGGCGGTCAGCTTCAGGCTATCGACGCCCAGCATCTGCAGGTTCCTGCGGTAGAACGCCAGGATGTCGAACGGAACGTTGCGCTCGATGGTCGAGATGAGGATTTGCGTACCGCCCACGGCAAGGGTCTCGAGTGCGAGCCCAAAGTACGGCGACCCGACCGTGTTGTAGGCGATATCGGCGCCACGACCGCCGGTCGCGGCCATGATTTTCTGCGCCAGCTCCGGGTCTTCCGAATGGAACACCTGAACGTTGCTGGTTGCGTGGCCGATGTAGCCCGATGCGCCGCGCTCGACGCCGATCACGCGGGCTCCGGCGCGGGTCGCCAACTGCGTGGCGGCCTGGCCGACCTTGCCATTGACGCCCAGCACCAGAACGGCTTGGCCTTGTCCATTCAGGCCAGCGCGGCGCAGGCCTTCGTAGGCGGTGATGAAGGGCACGCCGATCGTGGCGGCGGCGGCAATTCCCATCGTTGAGGGTTTGCGGGTCAGGGCGCTGACCGGAAGCACCAGGTAGGTGGAATGCGTGCCGTCGCGCGTCATGCCGAGATCGCCGCCGGTGCCCCACACCTCGGCGCCAAGCCATTCATCCGGCCCGGCAACCACCACGCCGGCAAAGTCGCGACCCGGGGTACGCGGCCAGATGGCGTGCGGCATCATGCCGAG
Proteins encoded in this window:
- a CDS encoding antibiotic biosynthesis monooxygenase; this encodes MSSTTINPQSIVTSVIVHEVAPDAVQEYEAWLADIRVACEAFPGYLSTDVIRPVSPSREYATILRFADFESLSAWMESDVRHRFIERMQSSLQRGDRYEIKTGLDFWFTPKSTPVKVPTAWKQWLVTWSAIFPLSIVVPWVVVPVLSHLGLAHDSIIHKAAVTAGIVFLMVYVVMPRYTRLVASWLFR
- a CDS encoding hydrolase, whose protein sequence is MPTLPLLEPADCALILVDEQAGLAFAAGSQDPQILRSNGLAVAKTAIAFDVPVVVSTSASKVYSGPLMPAFRDVLPDVTPIERRNMNLWEDNAARAAIAATGKRTLIIAGLLTEACVSFPVLSALSEGYQVHVVADACGGLTPTSHDLALRRMASAGAVMTSWLQLLLEFQRDWTRHETYEKARAIVVEHGGGYGTGLAYARDMIKPT
- a CDS encoding hydrolase; amino-acid sequence: MTNAKLEVLTPHNSQLIFIDHQPQMAFGVQSMDRQTMKNNVVGLAKAAKIFDIPTTITTVESEAFSGYTYPELLDVFPGKPTLERSSMNSWDDQKVRDALAANGRKKVIVAGLWTEVCNTTFALSAMLEGDYEIYMVADASGGTSKEAHDYAMQRMVQAGVVPVTWQQVLLEWQRDWKNRDTYDAVMKVAKEHSGAYGMGVDYAYTMVHKAEQRTATRHESLAPVHAPVIER
- a CDS encoding OsmC family protein, with the protein product MTHGTAHIGSTPYRTDIVVGGHAITADEPPALGGQGVGPAPYDLLLASLGACTAITLKMYAARKEWPLESLDVSLRLVGIDDRRIERTLSIVGLDEKQKARLAEVAERTPVTLTLKSGLPIDTHLA
- a CDS encoding cupin domain-containing protein; amino-acid sequence: MQLVRFSDAPSYEAPGHMHMAMRQIQGRAAGKTDSVWMGVSIIQPGGGTTLTASPVEKFYVVLEGTLQISTMGDAGSSVTQLHPFDSIRIEPGEARQLLNESGEPCTVLLVMPNP
- a CDS encoding quinone oxidoreductase family protein; its protein translation is MSTTTLARKLVLAEKASNAESIAPAIVPLDLIQPPEGHAVVHVQAAAVNPSDVKAALGMMPHAIWPRTPGRDFAGVVVAGPDEWLGAEVWGTGGDLGMTRDGTHSTYLVLPVSALTRKPSTMGIAAAATIGVPFITAYEGLRRAGLNGQGQAVLVLGVNGKVGQAATQLATRAGARVIGVERGASGYIGHATSNVQVFHSEDPELAQKIMAATGGRGADIAYNTVGSPYFGLALETLAVGGTQILISTIERNVPFDILAFYRRNLQMLGVDSLKLTAVQCAAILNELLPGFKDGSLKAFDVDASTLLPLEQASDAYRKVLAGSTERVVLAP